TTAGCTTTTTTAACTTTGGTAAATGCCTTTTTCTCTTGTACAGAGATGGCAGTGGTATCTGTAAATAAAAATCGTATGGGTATGCTAGCAGAGAAAGGAAATAAAAAAGCAAAGTTAATATTAAAACTTTTGGAAGAGCCAACAAACTTTTTATCAACTATTCAAGTGGCTATTACACTATCTGGATTTTTTGCCAGTGCATCAGCTGCTACTAACTTTTCTTTTGTAGTTGAAAACTGGTTAAACCCATTTAATATTCCTTACACAAAAGAGATTTCGTTGGTACTTGTAACAGTTGTCTTATCATTTTTTACTTTAGTTTTTGGAGAATTAGTTCCTAAAAGGGTGGCTTTACAGAGAGCTGAATCAATAGCACTTTTTTCTGTAAAAATAGTTTATCTTATATCTAAGATAGTTCTACCTTTTATAAAACTTTTATCATTTTCTACAAACTTAGTTTTAAAAATCTTAGGAGTTAATCTTGAAAATATTGAAGAAAAAGTTTCTGAAGAGGAGATTAAATCTTTGATAGAAGTTGGACAAAGGCACGGAGTTTTTAATGAAACTGAAAAAGAGATGATTACATCAGTTTTATCTTTTGATAATAAAATTGCTAGAGAGATTATGATTCCTAGAAAAAATGTTTACTCTATAAATATTGATACACCTTTGACGAATTATTTAGATGAGCTTTTAGAGGAAAAACATTCAAGAATACCTGTTTATCAAGGAGATAAAGACAATATAGTTGGAATATTATATCTAAAAGATTTTATAGTTGAGGCTCGTAAAAATGGTTTTGAAAATGTAAATATAAGTTCTATAATGAAAAAGCCATATTTTGTTTTGGAAAATAAAAATATAGATGTTCTATTCAAAGAGTT
This region of Fusobacterium perfoetens genomic DNA includes:
- a CDS encoding hemolysin family protein, whose amino-acid sequence is MEIPSVNGQIISNLFFLAFLTLVNAFFSCTEMAVVSVNKNRMGMLAEKGNKKAKLILKLLEEPTNFLSTIQVAITLSGFFASASAATNFSFVVENWLNPFNIPYTKEISLVLVTVVLSFFTLVFGELVPKRVALQRAESIALFSVKIVYLISKIVLPFIKLLSFSTNLVLKILGVNLENIEEKVSEEEIKSLIEVGQRHGVFNETEKEMITSVLSFDNKIAREIMIPRKNVYSINIDTPLTNYLDELLEEKHSRIPVYQGDKDNIVGILYLKDFIVEARKNGFENVNISSIMKKPYFVLENKNIDVLFKEFQKRKIFMAILVDEYGSFVGIVTMEDIIEEVMGNIQDVYDEEDPLLEKLSEYTYLVDGFYSLNDLNSKLGLKIDNDEFDTISGFVIDLIGRIPEENEKLQVNYKNLSFQILSVKEKCIDKIKMTISPDMVEETSEEEL